In the genome of Sphingomonas sp. LR60, the window GTGACGATGATCATCCTGGTGTTCGTCGCGTAATCACTCCGACGATATGGCCCCGTCCGCATTGGGCGGGGCTGACCTAGGAAGCGGACACCATGCCCCAAATCAGTCAGATCGCCGCCACCTACGCCTCACAGTTCTTCTGGCTGCTCATCACCTTTGGCATCCTGTATTTCGGGATCGGCAAGATGATGGTGCCCAGGGTTCAGGGCGTGATGGAATTGCGTGAGTCGCAGATCGCACAGGACCTTGCCACCGCCGAGGCGGCTCGGGTCGAGGCCGATCGGACCGAAGCGGCGTGGAATGCCGACATGGATGCCGCGCGTGCGGCGGCGCAGGCCGAGGTCGCCGCTGCCAAGGCGAAGGCTCAGGCTGCCGCCGAGGCGCAGCTGCGCAGCGCCGACGCGGATCTGGCAGAGCGTATCGCGCATCACG includes:
- a CDS encoding F0F1 ATP synthase subunit B family protein, yielding MPQISQIAATYASQFFWLLITFGILYFGIGKMMVPRVQGVMELRESQIAQDLATAEAARVEADRTEAAWNADMDAARAAAQAEVAAAKAKAQAAAEAQLRSADADLAERIAHHDMAIGNAKAAAMVNVQTIATEAAQELVQRLSGVAIPTDAANEAVRRQLNHG